The DNA segment GGTGGTGTATTCGGGTTTGGTTGCCCTTACATTATAGGTTTTGCCACATTCTACGGCAAATACATAATTTCCTGCAGGATCGGTAACTGTGGTGTTAATCAAATTAAATCCACTGTCGAACAAGCTGATTTTGCTGTCGGGGAGTATTTTTCCAGTGGCCAAATCCGTCACGGTTCCGTACAATTCCTGTTCGCACTTGATTCTTCTGGTTTCCAGAAATTTATAAATATCGTCATAGCCTTCTCCGCCACCTCGATTGGAGGAAACAAATCCTCTTCTGGATTTGGTGTCAATCAAATAGGCAAAATCGTCTTTGGGAGAATTGGCTCCATCTCCCAGATTCTGGATTTCGCCGAAAGTTCCGTCAGGGTTCATTTTGGACACGAATACGTCCAAACCGCCCAATCCTGGATGTCCGTCCGAGGCAAAATAAAGTTCGTCTTCATCGGTCAAGAACGGGAAAGTTTCCTTTCCTTCGGTGTTGATTTCCTTTCCTAAATTCTCCGGGGTTCCAAAACTGCCGTCCTCGTTTAGTTGCACCTTGAAAATATCGGACTGGCCGATTGTTCCGGGCATATCGGAGACAAAATACAATGTTTTTTCGTCAGGACTAAGGGCAGGATGCGCCACGCTGTAGGAGTCGCTGTTGAAAGGCAACTCGGTTATTTTGTCCCAGTCCTCGTTTTCAAGAGAGGCTTTGTAAATTTTTATCAAGGTAATCTCCTTGCCGTCTTTTCCTTTTTTGCCGTCCAGAAAGTTGTTTCTGGTGAAATACATTGTTTTCCCGTCTTTGGAGAAAATGGCGCTGGATTCGTGGAATCTCGATTTCACTTTTTTGGAAAACTTGTCCACTTTTCCGGGATCCATTTCTTCGCCCAAATCCGAAACATAGAGATTGGTAAAATGTTGGTTGGTCCATTTGTGTTTTCTTTGCATCAGGCTTCCTGTATCCCTTGCCGAGGTGAAAACAAGTTTGTTCAAGAAGAAGGCACTTCCATAATCGGAATATTTGGAATTGATTCCGGCATTTTCAATGGTGTATCTTCCCGAATTGGTCTTGATGATGTCGAGATAGTTTTTGTTTTTTCCGTAAATACTGGCCCTGTTGTCGTTTCCTGCTTTCTGGTTGAATTGCTCCATCACCTGGTTGGCCTTGTCGGTTTGTCCCACGGCTTTGAGGGATTGAGCATATCGGTACAGGTATTCGGGTTGCTGGTCTGGAGCCATGGCAAACAATTCGTCATACCATTTGGCGGCCTTGTCCAATTCGCCGTTGAAGTAATAGGAATTGCCCAGTTTTTGGAACATGTCTTCGGACTTGTATCCTTTTTCGGCCACCCTTTCATAGGTTTTGATGGCATCGATGTAGGCAAATTTGTCATATTTCTTGTCTGCCGAGGCGACTTGCGATTTTTGGGCATAAGAGTTAAATGAAAAAACACTTATTATCGTTATGTAAAGGAGAATGAAATTTTTCATAATAATTGTTTTTAGAAGAATCTTGGAGTGGTAATTTTGCTGATGTTGTTGAATAATTCATAGCGCAGGTATATCTCGTGCGAACCGGAATTATAGTTGTCTAGATTGGTGGTTTCTTTGTCGTACCCATATCCAATATACAAGCCGTCGGTGATTTGAAATCCAGCCATTGCGCTAAGTGAAGCACTCCATCGGTATGAAACTCCAAGCATAAATTTGTCGTAGAACATAAAATTACCGGAAACATCCACTTGAAGAGGAGCTCCTTCGACCATTTTGGTAAGCATTGCCGGCTTGAATTTTACGGTATCACCAAGGTCAAACACGTATCCGGCAATAAGGTAGTAACTTATTTTTTCCTTGAATATGGCCACTTCATTGTCGTCATAGCGATTGGTTTCGATAAAATTGGGCACCGAAAAACCCACGTAGGCCTTGTCGGAATGCAGGTAGAGACCGGCACCAATGTTAGGAGAAAACTTGCTGTAATTCTGCAAACTCGGGTCGGAGGCATCCACGGCATTCAATTTGGAGGCATCCAAATCAAACAAATTGGCGGTAGCCTTGATTCCGAAGGATAGTTTCCAGGTTTCCGAAGTTTGTAGGGTATAGGATAAATCGGCCGAGATGGCATTCTCGGTAGTAGGCCCAATCTTGTCGTTAACAAGTGATATTCCCAAACCCAGATTACTTTCATTTATCGGCGTGTTCATCGACACGGTATTGGTAACGGGAGCACCGTCAAGTCCAACCCATTGGGTACGATGCAGGGCAAACATACTCAAAGTTCCTCTCGAACCTGCATAAGCAGGATTGATGTTGATTGTGTTGTACATGTATTGTGTGAATTGTGCATCTTGTTGCGCATAACTTAACACTCCAGTAAACATCAAAACGAATAATAGTATTCTTGTCTTCATTTAGTTTGTTGTTTATACCCAGGAAGTTTTAATTCCCGGGAGTTAGATTTGAGTTAGATTTATCTAGAAAGGTACAAAAACCCGTCTTTTTTAATAATTTCAATATTTCCACTTCCATCAAAGGATTCGTAATTCAAGATGTAAAAATAGGTTCCGGTAGGCAAACCATCCGATTGGCTTATGGTTGTTCTTCCTTTTGAAAATCCTTCGAAAGCATTGGTTTCGTTGTTGTATTTAGTAGTTTCAAAAACCAATACACCCCATCGGTTGTAGATTTCAATATTGACACCCGATGGATAACAAATGTTGTTATTTACACCATCAATGACAAGTTTTTCATTGGTACCATCTCCATTTGGAGTAAAGGCTTTATGGACAACAACAGTTTCACAACCCAATACTTTGCAATCAAAATTGACGTTTATGTTTATTTTGATACTTGTAGGACAATCTCCGCCAGAGATTCTATATTCGAAAACATAATCGCCTAAAGGAACATCTAAAGCATTGAATATGCTGCCTTGTAATATTCCAACATTGTCCGTGTTAATCCAATTACCGTTTGTAGGAGTGCCAGCAGGCAACAAATCGTTCAAGTTTATTGGAGAGGAGTCGGCATTACAGGCAGAACTTGTTATTGTTGTTCCAGCATTTGTTATGGTCACATTGACAGTTTGTACAAATTTGGAAGTATTTCCACAAGCATCGGCCACGCTCCATTCTCTGACAATGGAATAGGATGTCAGGGTTTGGTTGATGATTTTCTCGGTATAAACAGGCGTTGCAACAGCCGAACAATTATCCACAAACACCAAATCAGGTTTGGCAGGAATGGCATCACAGGTCACGTCGATGCTGGCTAGGAACAGGGTTGCTGTTGTTGGCCCAACAAGGTCTTGAACATTGATGGTTTGTGAAGCGGTAGATTTGTTTCCACAAGCATCGGTAGCCGTCCAGGTTCTTGTAATTGAATACGAACCGGCACAAACTCCATTAGTGGTCACGTCAGTCGAAGTCAAGGTGAAATCAGAACCACAACCATCGGTTGCGGTTGCCACTGCAAATACGGGAGTATTAGAACAACTGATGGTGGAAGGTGCAGGTAAAGCCGCAATAATCGGAGCAACAGTATCAGTCACGTTTATGGTTTGCGAAGCGGTGGAAGTATTTCCAGAAGCATCCTTGGCAGTCCAGGTTCTGGTAACAGAATAGGAACCGGCACAATTTCCGTTTGTGGTTGCATCAACAAAGGTCAATGTTACGGAGCTGCAACTATCGGAGGCCACGGCTTGTGCAAAATCAAGAGCTGTGCCACAAGATATTGTTTTGGTAGCCGGCAATGCAGCAATTACTGGAGCAGAAATATCCTGGACGGTGATGTTTACAAAACCAACGGCACAGTTGTCTGGGTTTAGTTTGTCGCATACCATATAGGCAAATTTATATTCACCCACAGGAATTCCGTTTTCGGCATTCAAAGAACCTAAATCGCCCAATGTTATTTTTGGATAACTTCCTGAAGTCAAGGAGAGATTCACCATGGTCAAGGTAACCGGGCTTTCGTTCATGGTCACTTTTTCCAAAAGAGTAATAACTAAATTGGTCGCATCGCAATTGATAGTCCTGTTTATAACAGGGGCCGAATTGGTCATTTTTCCTAAAGCTATGGTAATTATAGCCGTTGCAGAATCACAATTGGCAGGATTCAATTTTTCACAAATACTGTAAACAATAGCGTAAGTTCCGGCAGGAGTTCCAGCAGGCACACTCACTTGTCCAGTTGCTGTATTAATAGAAGGAACAGGCGCACCACCAATAGAAGACGCGGCAGTAACAATGATCAAGTTTACTTGAGCAATGGTCACAGGAGTTCCATTCAAGGTATCGGCATTTGTTGGATTGGCAGACAACACGTTTCCAGCATTGGCATTACCAATTGTTCCGTTTCCACCGGCTATGGTGTCGGCAACTGCATCAATAACTGGAGCATTTACGTTAACTGTAACCGTTGCAGAAGCACAATTGGCAGGATTCAGTTTTTCACAAATATGGTAAACTAACGAATATGAGCCAGCCGGTGTTCCAGAAGCTACTATAACATTTGTTCCAGAAAGAGAAACGTTTGAATTAGTTGAAGATACGAATGTTATATTTGCATTATCTGTGTTAACTGCTTTACAGTTTAAAAGGTCGTTTGACAATACATTGGTAAAAGAAACACCACCAGTATTACCATTTACTGTTGTTCCAGCATCATCATTGGCAACAATAAAGTTAGATACAATTAATTTTGATTCACAAGTCGATTCATTTCCACAAGCATCTTTCACTGATATTAGTATAGTTATTGTTCCAGATGAAACTAAAGTTCCAGCTGCAGGAGATTGTGTGATGATTAACGAATCAGATGAAGTGCACGCATCAGTTGCGGTTACATTTTTGGTAAAGTCAGGAACTATAGCTTGACAATTTAAATTTGAAGCGATAGTAAGATTTTGAGCACAAGCTGTAATCACAGGAGCAGTTGCATCTTTAACTCTTATGGTTTGATAAGCAGTAGATGTATTTCCACAAGCATCTTTGGCTGTCCAAGTTCTGGTAATAGAATAAGAACCCGCACAAGCACCTGGTGTTGTTACGTCAGATGAAGTTAATGAGGATTTACTACCACATTCATCCGTTGCTGTTGCTTCTCCAAAAACTGGAGTTTCAGGGCAATTAATTGAAAGTCGAGTAGGAGGTACGGCAATAACTGGAGCTGTAGTATCAATTACGTTTATGGTTTGCGAAGCAGTTGAAGTATTTCCACAAGCATCTTTGGCAGTCCAAGTTCTGGTCACTGAATAAGAACCAGCACAATCACCGTTTGTCGTCACGTCGGCAAAAGTTAGTGAAACATTTGAATCAATGTTGTCGGTTGCAACAGCTTGAACAAATACAGGTGTTGCGGGACAATTGATGGATGAGATACTTGGTAATTCACTAATTAAAGGAGCAGTACCATCGCCTTCTGTTATAGTTCCAGATACTGTTATTTGACAACCTTTGGCATCTGTTACATTGAAACTATATGGACCTGCGTAAACAGTGTGTTCACCGATATTAGAATAAGGAGGAATTCCACCAGTTGCAGAAATAGTTACGGTAGTAGTTCCACCTTTACAAGAGATTGTGCCAACTTCTTTAGAAGCAGTCAATTGATTTACTGTCAATACCAATTCTTGGTCGGCCGTACATCCGTCGTTGGTTTTGGTATACGTTCCACCCACAGTGTAAGCAGTTCCGTTTACCGGCCAAGTATAGCTTGCTCCGGAACAGATGGTTATTGGAGTGGAAATCTTGGTTGGTTTCGGAGTCACGGTCAACACCAATTCTTGGTCAGCCGTACATCCGTCGTTGGTCACCAAATAAGTTCCAGCAATTGAGTAAATAGTTCCGTTCACCGGCCAAGTATAGCTTGCTCCGGAACAGATGGTTATTGGAGTGGAAATTTTGGTTGGTTTCGGAGTCACGGTCAACACCAATTCTTGGTTGGCGGTACATCCGTCATTAGTCACCAAATAAGTTCCGGCAGTCGTGTATTCGATTCCGTTCACCGGCCAAGTATAGCTTGCCCCAGAACATATTGTTATTGGAGTGGAAATTTTGGTTGGTTTTGGAGTCACGGTCAACACCAATTCTTGGTCAGCGGTACAACCGTCATTAGTCACCAAATAAGTTCCAGCAGTTGTGTAAACAGTTCCGTTTATCGGCCAAGTATAGCTTGCCCCAGAACATATTGTTATTGGAGTGGAAATTTTGGTTGGTTTTGGAGTCACGGTCAACACCAATTCTTGGTCAGCCGTACATCCGTCATTATTTACCAAATAAGTTCCGGCAGTCGTGTATTCTGTTCCGTTCACCGGCCAAGTATAGCTTGCTCCGGAACAGATGGTTATTGGAGTGGAAATTTTGGTTGGTTTCGGAGTCACGGTCAAGACCAATTCTTGGTTGGCGGTACATCCGTCGTTGGTCACCAAATAAGTTCCGGCAGTCGTGTATTCTGTTCCGTTCACCGGCCAAGTGTAGCTTGCACCCGAACAGATTGTTATTGGAGTGGAAATTTTGGTTGGTTTCGGAGTCACGGTCAACACCAATTCTTGGTTGGCGGTACATCCGTCGTTAGTCACCAAATAAGTTCCAGCAGTTGTGTATTCCGTTCCGTTTACCGGCCAAGTATAGCTTGCTCCAGAACAGATTGTTATTGGAGTGGAAATTTTGGTTGGTTTCGGAGTCACGGTCAACACCAATTCTTGGTTGGCAGTACATCCGTCGTTGGTCACCAAATAAGTTCCAGCAGTCGTATAAGCAGTTCCGTTTACCGGCCAAGTGTAGCTTGCTCCCGAACAGATTGTTATTGGAGTGGAAATTTTGGTTGGTTTCGGAGTCACGGTCAAGACCAATTCTTGGTTGGCGGTACATCCGTCGTTGGTCACCAAATAAGTTCCGGCAGTCGTGTATTCCGTTCCGTTTACCGGCCAAGTGTAGCTTGCTCCGGAACATATTGTTATTGGAGTGGAAATTTTTGCAGGTTTCGGAGTCACATTCAACACCAATTCTTGGTTGGCGGTACATCCGTCATTGGTTACCAAATAAGTTCCGGCAGTCGTGTATTCTGTTCCGTTCACCGGCCAAGTATAGCTTGCTCCAGAACAGATTGTTATTGGAGTGGAAATTTTGGTTGGTTTTGGTGTTACTGTCAATACCAATTCTTGGTCGGCCGTACATCCGTCGTTGGTCACCAAATAAGTTCCAGCAATTGAGTAAATAGTTCCGTTTACCGGCCAAGTATAGCTTGCTCCGGAACAGATGGTTATTGGAGTGGAAATTTTTGCAGGTTTCGGAGTCACGTTCAACACCAATTCTTGGTTGGCGGTACATCCGTCGTTGGTTACCAAATAAGTTCCGGCAGTCGTGTATTCGATTCCGTTCACCGGCCAAGTATAGCTTGCTCCAGAACAGATTGTTATTGGAGTGGAAATTTTGGTTGGTTTTGGAGTCACGGTCAACACCAATTCTTGGTTGGCGGTACATCCATCATTGGTTACCAAATAAGCTCCGCCAATTGTGTATTCAGTTCCGTTCACCGGCCAAGTATAGCTTGCTCCGGAACAGATGGTTATTGGAGTGGAAATTTTTGCAGGTTTCGGAGTCACGTTCAACACCAATTCTTGGTTGGCGGTACATCCATCATTGGTTACCAAATAAGCTCCGCCAATTGTGTATTCAGTTCCGTTCACCGGCCAAGTATAGCTTGCTCCGGAACAGATGGTTATTGGAGTGGAAATTTTTGCAGGTTTCGGAGTCACGTTCAACACCAATTCTTGGTTGGCGGTACATCCGTCGTTGGTTACCAAATAAGTTCCGGCAGTCGTGTATTCGATTCCGTTCACCGGCCAAGTATAGCTTGCTCCAGAACAGATTGTTATTGGAGTGGAAATTTTGGTTGGTTTTGGAGTCACGGTCAACACCAATTCTTGGTTGGCGGTACATCCATCATTGGTTACCAAATAAGCTCCGCCAATTGTGTATTCAGTTCCGTTCACCGGCCAAGTATAGCTTGCTCCGGAACAGATTGTTATTGGAGTGGAAATTTTGGTTGGTTTTGGAGTCACGGTCAACACCAATTCTTGGTTGGCGGTGCATCCGTCATTGGTTACCAAATAAGTTCCGGCAGTCGTGTATTCTGTTCCGTTCGCCGGCCAAGTATAGCTTGCTCCGGAACATATTGTTATTGGGGTGGAAATTTTGGTTGGTTTTGGAGTCACGGTCAATACCAATTCTTGGTTGGCAGTACATCCGTCGTTGGTTACCAAATAAGTTCCGGCAGTCGTGTATTCTGTTCCGTTCACCGGCCAAGTATAGCTTGCTCCGGAACAGATTGTTATTGGAGTGGAAATTTTGGTTGGTTTCGGAGTCACGGTCAACACCAATTCTTGGTTGGCGGTACATCCATCATTGGTTACCAAATAAGCTCCGCCAATTGTGTATTCAGTTCCGTTCACCGGCCAAGTATAGCTTGCTCCGGAACAGATGGTTATTGGAGTGGAAATTTTTGCAGGTTTCGGAGTCACGTTCAACACCAATTCTTGGTTGGCGGTACATCCGTCGTTGGTTACCAAATAAGTTCCGGCAGTCGTGTATTCCGTTCCGTTTACCGGCCAAGTATAGCTTGCTCCAGAACATATTGTTATTGGAGTGGAAATTTTTGCAGGTTTCGGAGTCACGTTCAACACCAATTCTTGGTTGGCGGTACATCCGTCGTTGGTTACCAAATAAGTTCCACCAATTGAGTAAACAGTTCCGTTTACCGGCCAAGTGTAGCTTGCTCCAGAACAGATTGTTATTGGAGTGGAAACTTTGTTCGGTTTTGGAGTCACGGTCAACACCAATTCTAGGTCAGCCGTACATCCGTCATTATTTACCAAATAAGTTCCAGCAGTTGTGTATTCGATTCCGTTCACCGGCCAAGTATAGCTTGCTCCCGAACAGATTGTTATTGGAGTGGAAATTTTGGTTGGTTTTGGAGTCACGGTCAACACCAATTCTTGGTTGGCGGTACATCCATCATTGGTTACCAAATAAGCTCCGCCAATTGTGTATTCAGTTCCGTTCACCGGCCAAGTATAGCTTGCTCCGGAACAGATGGTTATTGGAGTGGAAATTTTGGTTGGTTTTGGAGTCACGGTCAATACCAATTCTTGGTTGGCAGTACATCCGTCGTTGGTTACCAAATAAGTTCCGGCAGTCGTGTATTCGATTCCGTTCACCGGCCAAGTATAGCTTGCTCCAGAACAGATTGTTATTGGAGTGGAAATTTTGGTTGGTTTTGGAGTCACGGTCAACACCAATTCTTGGTTGGCGGTACATCCATCATTGGTTACCAAATAAGCTCCGCCAATTGTGTATTCAGTTCCGTTCACCGGCCAAGTATAGCTTGCTCCGGAACAGATGGTTATTGGAGTGGAAATTTTGGTTGGTTTTGGAGTCACGGTCAATACCAATTCTTGGTTGGCAGTACATCCGTCGTTGGTTACCAAATAAGTTCCGGCAGTCGTGTATTCTGTTCCGTTCACCGGCCAAGTATAGCTTGCTCCGGAACAGATTGTTATTGGAGTGGAAATTTTTGCAGGTTTCGGAGTCACGTTCAACACCAATTCTTGGTTGGCGGTACATCCGTCGTTGGTTACCAAATAAGTTCCGGCAGTCGTGTATTCGATTCCGTTCACCGGCCAAGTGTAGCTTGCTCCGGAACAGATTGTTATTGGAGTGGAAATTTTGGTTGGTTTCGGAGTCACGGTCAACACCAATTCTTGGTCAGCCGTACATCCGTCATTATTTACCAAATAAGTTCCAGCAGTCGTATATTCCGTTCCGTTTACCGGCCAAGTATAGCTTGCTCCGGAACAGATGGTTATTGGAGTGGAAATTTTGGTTGGTTTATTAGGGGTCACGGTCACGGTTTGGTTGCAGCTCAAAGAAATATTGTCTGCGGCATCTTTTGCCGTCCAGGTAATGGTCGTAATTCCGATAGGATAGTTTGCCGACAAGGCAAGTGCGTCAGAACGAACTCCGGTGAATGTAAACGAAGTGGAACAATTGTCGGTGGCCGTAGGGTTCACGATGGCAACTGCGGCGCCACAGATTCCCGCATCGGCATTTGTGGTGATATTGGCAGGACAAGTGATAACTGGAGGCGTTAAATCTGCAGCAGTAATGTTTTTTTTAACGGTATATACATTACAAGGGACAAGACCAGCCGGGTCAGTAACAGTCAAAGATACCTCGTAAGTACCATTTGATGTATAGG comes from the Flavobacterium limnophilum genome and includes:
- a CDS encoding OmpA family protein, whose translation is MKNFILLYITIISVFSFNSYAQKSQVASADKKYDKFAYIDAIKTYERVAEKGYKSEDMFQKLGNSYYFNGELDKAAKWYDELFAMAPDQQPEYLYRYAQSLKAVGQTDKANQVMEQFNQKAGNDNRASIYGKNKNYLDIIKTNSGRYTIENAGINSKYSDYGSAFFLNKLVFTSARDTGSLMQRKHKWTNQHFTNLYVSDLGEEMDPGKVDKFSKKVKSRFHESSAIFSKDGKTMYFTRNNFLDGKKGKDGKEITLIKIYKASLENEDWDKITELPFNSDSYSVAHPALSPDEKTLYFVSDMPGTIGQSDIFKVQLNEDGSFGTPENLGKEINTEGKETFPFLTDEDELYFASDGHPGLGGLDVFVSKMNPDGTFGEIQNLGDGANSPKDDFAYLIDTKSRRGFVSSNRGGGEGYDDIYKFLETRRIKCEQELYGTVTDLATGKILPDSKISLFDSGFNLINTTVTDPAGNYVFAVECGKTYNVRATKPEYTTKELKVTIAKKNNGRTKLDIALEKEKCQVAIGDDLGKCFGIKMIYFDLDKYNIRPEAALDLEKILDVLNQNPTMKLDIRSHTDSRASHKYNETLSDNRAKSTISWLVKNGVDPSRLTGKGYGETQLVNKCADDVKCSEEEHQLNRRSEFIISAL
- a CDS encoding PorP/SprF family type IX secretion system membrane protein, translating into MKTRILLFVLMFTGVLSYAQQDAQFTQYMYNTININPAYAGSRGTLSMFALHRTQWVGLDGAPVTNTVSMNTPINESNLGLGISLVNDKIGPTTENAISADLSYTLQTSETWKLSFGIKATANLFDLDASKLNAVDASDPSLQNYSKFSPNIGAGLYLHSDKAYVGFSVPNFIETNRYDDNEVAIFKEKISYYLIAGYVFDLGDTVKFKPAMLTKMVEGAPLQVDVSGNFMFYDKFMLGVSYRWSASLSAMAGFQITDGLYIGYGYDKETTNLDNYNSGSHEIYLRYELFNNISKITTPRFF
- a CDS encoding gliding motility-associated C-terminal domain-containing protein; this translates as MKKNTTILIVNLQNNFISNLKPLSFTIKRVFLLLAFFLFAGMSDAKADCVVSSNMNATQFLTYVSNCTGTVTINAGYTITMDNSITIPSTINRIIVKNGGHILWSSNSVVLTLANNTAIVVENTTWSGSSSDAIGSSGTCNNTRRLVIGTVEYAACTGGGNVCILFSQLVQNGGTIQIDPDFAVIAGSANEVCIGPTNIEVALNGYVGGSASYLWTKKSGPGTATFNPNNTAKTIVTVSTAGSYVFNIAVTVPLSDACTTTFVTVNRDVAIVFREGIVANIGTIIPGTGESCNKIVDFKGNITYGGSNVTYLWNFGDGSATSTLQNPTHAYTSNGTYEVSLTVTDPAGLVPCNVYTVKKNITAADLTPPVITCPANITTNADAGICGAAVAIVNPTATDNCSTSFTFTGVRSDALALSANYPIGITTITWTAKDAADNISLSCNQTVTVTPNKPTKISTPITICSGASYTWPVNGTEYTTAGTYLVNNDGCTADQELVLTVTPKPTKISTPITICSGASYTWPVNGIEYTTAGTYLVTNDGCTANQELVLNVTPKPAKISTPITICSGASYTWPVNGTEYTTAGTYLVTNDGCTANQELVLTVTPKPTKISTPITICSGASYTWPVNGTEYTIGGAYLVTNDGCTANQELVLTVTPKPTKISTPITICSGASYTWPVNGIEYTTAGTYLVTNDGCTANQELVLTVTPKPTKISTPITICSGASYTWPVNGTEYTIGGAYLVTNDGCTANQELVLTVTPKPTKISTPITICSGASYTWPVNGIEYTTAGTYLVNNDGCTADLELVLTVTPKPNKVSTPITICSGASYTWPVNGTVYSIGGTYLVTNDGCTANQELVLNVTPKPAKISTPITICSGASYTWPVNGTEYTTAGTYLVTNDGCTANQELVLNVTPKPAKISTPITICSGASYTWPVNGTEYTIGGAYLVTNDGCTANQELVLTVTPKPTKISTPITICSGASYTWPVNGTEYTTAGTYLVTNDGCTANQELVLTVTPKPTKISTPITICSGASYTWPANGTEYTTAGTYLVTNDGCTANQELVLTVTPKPTKISTPITICSGASYTWPVNGTEYTIGGAYLVTNDGCTANQELVLTVTPKPTKISTPITICSGASYTWPVNGIEYTTAGTYLVTNDGCTANQELVLNVTPKPAKISTPITICSGASYTWPVNGTEYTIGGAYLVTNDGCTANQELVLNVTPKPAKISTPITICSGASYTWPVNGTEYTIGGAYLVTNDGCTANQELVLTVTPKPTKISTPITICSGASYTWPVNGIEYTTAGTYLVTNDGCTANQELVLNVTPKPAKISTPITICSGASYTWPVNGTIYSIAGTYLVTNDGCTADQELVLTVTPKPTKISTPITICSGASYTWPVNGTEYTTAGTYLVTNDGCTANQELVLNVTPKPAKISTPITICSGASYTWPVNGTEYTTAGTYLVTNDGCTANQELVLTVTPKPTKISTPITICSGASYTWPVNGTAYTTAGTYLVTNDGCTANQELVLTVTPKPTKISTPITICSGASYTWPVNGTEYTTAGTYLVTNDGCTANQELVLTVTPKPTKISTPITICSGASYTWPVNGTEYTTAGTYLVTNDGCTANQELVLTVTPKPTKISTPITICSGASYTWPVNGTEYTTAGTYLVNNDGCTADQELVLTVTPKPTKISTPITICSGASYTWPINGTVYTTAGTYLVTNDGCTADQELVLTVTPKPTKISTPITICSGASYTWPVNGIEYTTAGTYLVTNDGCTANQELVLTVTPKPTKISTPITICSGASYTWPVNGTIYSIAGTYLVTNDGCTADQELVLTVTPKPTKISTPITICSGASYTWPVNGTAYTVGGTYTKTNDGCTADQELVLTVNQLTASKEVGTISCKGGTTTVTISATGGIPPYSNIGEHTVYAGPYSFNVTDAKGCQITVSGTITEGDGTAPLISELPSISSINCPATPVFVQAVATDNIDSNVSLTFADVTTNGDCAGSYSVTRTWTAKDACGNTSTASQTINVIDTTAPVIAVPPTRLSINCPETPVFGEATATDECGSKSSLTSSDVTTPGACAGSYSITRTWTAKDACGNTSTAYQTIRVKDATAPVITACAQNLTIASNLNCQAIVPDFTKNVTATDACTSSDSLIITQSPAAGTLVSSGTITILISVKDACGNESTCESKLIVSNFIVANDDAGTTVNGNTGGVSFTNVLSNDLLNCKAVNTDNANITFVSSTNSNVSLSGTNVIVASGTPAGSYSLVYHICEKLNPANCASATVTVNVNAPVIDAVADTIAGGNGTIGNANAGNVLSANPTNADTLNGTPVTIAQVNLIIVTAASSIGGAPVPSINTATGQVSVPAGTPAGTYAIVYSICEKLNPANCDSATAIITIALGKMTNSAPVINRTINCDATNLVITLLEKVTMNESPVTLTMVNLSLTSGSYPKITLGDLGSLNAENGIPVGEYKFAYMVCDKLNPDNCAVGFVNITVQDISAPVIAALPATKTISCGTALDFAQAVASDSCSSVTLTFVDATTNGNCAGSYSVTRTWTAKDASGNTSTASQTINVTDTVAPIIAALPAPSTISCSNTPVFAVATATDGCGSDFTLTSTDVTTNGVCAGSYSITRTWTATDACGNKSTASQTINVQDLVGPTTATLFLASIDVTCDAIPAKPDLVFVDNCSAVATPVYTEKIINQTLTSYSIVREWSVADACGNTSKFVQTVNVTITNAGTTITSSACNADSSPINLNDLLPAGTPTNGNWINTDNVGILQGSIFNALDVPLGDYVFEYRISGGDCPTSIKININVNFDCKVLGCETVVVHKAFTPNGDGTNEKLVIDGVNNNICYPSGVNIEIYNRWGVLVFETTKYNNETNAFEGFSKGRTTISQSDGLPTGTYFYILNYESFDGSGNIEIIKKDGFLYLSR